Part of the Paenibacillus sp. FSL R7-0273 genome is shown below.
GCCCTCTTTATCTACGAATATGCGCAAAAACCAATTGGAACCTTCCTTGACGTATTCAACGTCCACCAGTTCGAAGCCATTGTCCTCAAGATAGGACCCGAGCATCTGCTCTACCGTTTGTTTGATTTTGGATTTGGGTGTGCTCAAAAGAAAATTACCTCCACGAACTTGTCTTTTGCTATATACCAAAGATAAAGAGTGGGTTTCCCCACTCTTTACACAACGGACTTATCTCATTATTACCAAGAAAAATTATACCATAGTGCATCTGCACTGACAAGTGCCAGCCCTTGACTAGCTGTTTGAGCGCATCTGCTGAGCTGTTTAGAATAATGATAGCTGATTGCTCTCCGGCAGGCCGCGGAAGCAGCCCATGCCTGTCAGCAGCTCAATTACGGTCTTGCTTGCTTTGGATTTCTGCTGGAAATCCTCAATGGACAGGAACTCGCCCGCATCCTTCGCGGCAGCAATATTGATCGCCGCATTTTCGCCGATTCCGGCAAGCGCAGAGAATGGCGGAATCAGGCTTTTGCCATCCACAGTGAAGCGGTTGGCATCGGAACGGTACAGATCGATATTCATAAAGGTGAAGCCGCGGGCCGTCATCTCAAGCGCCATCTCCAGCACCGGCAGCATGGCTTTTTCTTTTGGCAGCGCCTGGAAGCCCTTGGCTTCAATCTCACTGATCTGACGGTTAATCGCTTCATAGCCCTTGCAGCAGAGCTCAATGTCAAAATCGGCTGCGCGTACCGAGAAGTATGTCGCATAATATTCAATCGGATGATACAGCTTAAAATAGGCTGTGCGCACCGCGGAAATAACATATGCGGCGGCATGCGCCTTCGGGAACATGTACTGGATCTTCAGACAAGAATCAATGTACCATTGCGGCACCTTGCACTTCTTCATTTCGTCGATCCATTCAGGAGGCAGCCCCTTACCTTTACGCACACTTTCCGTAATTTTAAAAGCAAGGCTGGCATCCATGCCCGCCTTATAGATCAGATACAGCATAATATCGTCACGGCAGCCGATTACGGTCTTGATGTTGCAGGTGTTGTTCTTGATCAGCTCCTGTGCGTTGCCCAGCCAGACGCCGGTACCGTGGGAGAGTCCGGAAATCTGCAGTAAGTCGGCGAAACTGGACGGCTTCGACTCGATCAGCATCTGACGGACGAATTTGGTACCCATTTCCGGTACCCCATAGGTAGCTACAGGGGTCCGAATCTGTTCCGGGCGGACACCAAGCGCCTCAGTTGAGTTGAACATGCTCATAACCTTCGGATCGTTCATCGGAATGGTGGTCGGGTCGACTCCGGTCAGATCCTGCAGCATGCGCATCATGGTCGGATCATCGTGGCCCAGAATATCAAGCTTCAGCAGGTTGGCATCAAAGGCATGATAGTCAAAGTGTGTTGTTTTCCACTCTGCTGTAACATCATCCGCCGGGAACTGGACTGGAGTAATATCTTCAATCTCCATATAATCCGGCAGCACGACAATCCCGCCGGGGTGCTGTCCGGTACTGCGCTTAACGCCAGTACAGCCGGCGGCCAGACGGTTGACTTCGGCGCCCCGCCAGCGCTTCTGATGATGCTCCTCATATTTCTTGGTGAATCCGAAGGCGGTCTTCTCCGCTACTGTACCGATCGTTCCTGCACGGAAGACGTTATCCGGCCCGAACATCGTTTTGGTAAAGTTATGGGCATTAGGCTGATATTCCCCCGAAAAGTTAAGGTCGATATCGGGAACCTTATCCCCTTTGAAACCCAGGAAGGTCTCAAACGGAATATCCTGCCCCTCGCCCTTCAGCCTGCCGCCGCAATCCGGACAGGTCTTGTCAGGCAGGTCAAAACCGCTCGGTATACTGCCATCCAGAAACCATTCATTGTGCTTGCATTCCGGATTCAGGCAAATGTAATGGGCCGGCAGCGGGTTAACCTCGGAGATGCCGAGGAAGGTCGCGACTACAGACGAGCCGACCGAGCCACGGGAGCCTACGAGATATCCGTCCTGGTTAGACTTTTTAACAAGCCGCTCCGAGATCAGATAGTTGGCGGAGAAGCCAAATTTGATAATAGGTGCAAGCTCTTTTTCCAGACGGGCCACTACAACCTCCGGGAGCTCCTCACCATAAATTGACTTGGCTGTGTTATAGCAGGTGCTGCGGATTTCGTCGTCCGCTCCTTCAATATTCGGTGTAAACAGCTCACTCGGGAACAAGTCGTATTCCTCAAAACGGCCGGCAAGCTCTACGGTGTTCGTGACAACAACCTCCATCGCTTTTTCCGTGCCCAGGAATTCAAACTCTGTCAGCATCTCATCCGTTGTCCGGAAATGGGCGTCCGGCTTGACCTGATCCTTCAGCGGGCTGAACCCGGTAATCCCGTGGATCGTGATATCGCGGAACAGCTTTTGGCGCGGCTCCAGATAATGCACATTGCCCGTGGCAATAACCGGCTTGTTCATCTGTTCGCCGATCTCGCAGATTTTGCGCACAACATCCCTTAAATCTTCAGCGGTTGCAACAAAACCCTTATCCACAAGATGCATATACATCGTCAGCGGCTGGATTTCCAGAACATCATAGAACTGGGCAACCTCCATCGCTTCCTCAACCGTCTTGTTAAGCACCGTCTCAAAAAACTCTCCGCGCTCACAGCCGGAAATAACGATCAGCCCGTCGCGGTACTGCTCAAGCTTCGATTTCGGGATGCACGGCACGCGCTTGAAGTACTCCGTATGGCTCATCGAGATCAGCTTGTACAGATTCTTTTTGCCGGTCGGATTAAGGGCATAGATTCCGCAGTGGAACGGCCGGACGTTGGACAAATCATTGCCGACATAGTCGTTCAAGCGCTCCAGCCGGGTCAGATTCTTCAGCTTCTCGGCATCGTTCAGGAGACCGGTCAGGATGCCCCCGAGCGCAATCGTATCATCAACCGCGCGGTGATGGCTTTCCAGCAGCACCTTATATTTATCCGCCAACGTATTCAGCCGGTGATTCTTCATGCTCGGATACAGCAGCCGCGCAAGCTCCAGCGTGTCGAGCGACGGGTTCGGCAGCTCAGGCTGGCCCAGCTTACGCAGGGATGCCTGAATAAAGCCCATATCAAACCGCGCATTATGGGCAACCAGAACAGCATCGCCTATAAATTCGACGAACTCCTTCAGCACCGGCTCCAGGTCAGGAGCATCCTTAACCATTTCATCGGTAATGTTGGTCAGCTGCTGGATGTGGTACGGGATTTTTTCATGCGGATTGACGAAGGTTGTATAACGGCCGATCTCCTTGCCCTCGCACATTTTAATGGCGGCAAGCTCAGTAATATTATTGCGTGTGATGGACAAACCGGTGGTCTCGATATCGAATACGACATAGGTTGCTGTCTTGAGATCCATCGGCTGTGCATTTTCCACAATATTAACCGCATCGTTGACGACGTTGGCTTCCACACCGTAGAGCATTTTGATTTTATGCTTATGGACTGCATGGTTGGCTTCCGGAAAACTCTGCACGTTACCGTGATCAGAGACTGCAATTGCCGGGTGGCCCCATTTGGCGGCCGTTTTGATGTACTCACCGATCGGCGTGACGGCATCCATTGTGCTCATTGTTGTGTGCAGGTGGAATTCGACCCGTTTTTGCTTGGCATTATCCTTGCGGGCCGGCGGTGCGTTTACCTCGGACAGATCCGATGGAATCATTACCAGCTCAGGAATCTGCATGAACCGGTCGTATTCAACCTTGCCGCGCGCTCTAACCCACTTGCCGTTGGCCAGCTGGCTCATAATTTTCAGGTCTTCCTTGGTTTTGGCGAACATTTTTATCTGCAGGGAATCCGTAAAATCCGTTATAAAGTAGGTGAACAGGGTATTGCCGTTGCGCAGCTCTTTGCTCTCCAGGCCAAAAATCGTACCCTGAATCGTAATTTTCTTCTCCTCATCCTGTATCTGCAGAATCGGTGTAGCCTGCTCCTTGATTTCATAGCCGACCTGAAGCTTGATTACCTCACCCGGATCGGCTTCTTCCTCCGGCTCTTCCGGTTCGCTGCTGTTCATCATCATCATTTCAACGATTTCGCGCTGCTCCTGCTGCAGCTTCTGCTGGAATTCCTCATAGGCATCCGCTTTACTGCTCTCATTCTCGGCAATCTGCAGCTTGACCTTCAGCTCCAGCCCGAAATATTTATCGTAAAATTTGATAATGGCGCCTTCGATTCCCTTTTTGCGGGCCAGCTCCAGTGACATCTTGTCATTCAGGCTAAGCACAAGCGTACTGTCCTGAAGCTCCTGCGCAGACCGGGTCAGCCAGCCGTTAACCGAAGGAATTTCCCGCTGCGCCCACTCCAGAAACAGTCCCCAGTACTCCTGTACAACCCCTTGCCTGTCAACCTTCTCCTCATCATATAAAAACAGGAAGCTAACCTTGGCAATATGCTGCAGCTTCTCACGCATTCTCAAACAAAATGTCCGGTACATCTGTGCCGGAACAAGACTATCCTTGGATATGACAATATGCCAGTCCTTATTACCCCGGCTGATCTCTACCCGCTCAATCTGTCCGTCCAAAAAATAGGGATCAATCAGCGCAGGCGGAATTTCCCCCTGCTTCATCAGGAGCTCGAACCTTTTTCTTCTCTCCGCGTTCTGTTCCATGCTTCCCCCACCTGCTTACGCAATAATAATGATAAAAAGCTTCCGGGTCGACAAAGTGTTGGGTTCTTTCGGACCGCCGACTCCTCTCGCCAGAAGCTGCATTCAGATACTGTCTATTATACTTGTTTCCTGCTTAATAGGCTTTGGCAAAAACAACCGTATGCTTGGCCGGCTTACCGCAGCAGATACAGGTGGTCTTCTGTTCTGCCGGATTAAACGGAATATTGCGGCTGCCCGCACCCGTTACTTCTTTTACCTTATCCTCGCATTCCTCGGTTCCGCACCAGCCTGCCAGGGCAAAGCCGCGCTTCTCCTCCATCGAGGCCTTCATTTCTTCAAGCGTATCCGCAGAATAGAAGTGATCCTCGCGGAATTTCAGCGCACGCTCGAACATTTCGTTATGCACCTGCTCCAGCATGGCTTGAACCTCTGCTACAAGATTGTCCTGCTGAATTACCTTCTTCTCGCCGGTCACACGGGAAACAAGCACGCAGACGCCGTTTTCCATATCACGCGGTCCCAGCTCAAGACGCACAGGCACTCCGCGCATTTCATATTCATTGAACTTCCAGCCTGGTGTCAGATCCGCGCGGTCGTCTACACGCACACGCACCCCGGCATCCTTCAGCTGCTTGAACAGCTCGTCCGTCCGGCCGATTACGGCTTCACGGGTCTTAGGCGGTCCAATCGGAATCATGATAACCTGAGTCGGAGCAACCTTAGGCGGAAGCGCAAGTCCGCGGTCATCCCCGTGAACCATGATCAGCGAGCCGATCAGGCGGGTAGTAGATCCCCACGAAGTAGTATGCACGTGCTCCAGTACATTCTCGCGGCTTAGATACTGAATTTCAAATGCTTCCGCGAACTTGGTTCCAAGATAATGGGAAGTGGCGGCCTGAACAGCCCGTCCATCCTTCATCATCGCTTCAATGGAGTAAGTGTCCACTGCACCGGCAAACCGCTCTGAAGGCGTCTTCTGGCCGGTAACAACCGGAATCGCCAGGAAGGTCTCCACGAAATCACGGTAGTTCTCCAGCATCCGCATGGTTTCTTCCCTAGCTTCGGTTTCATTCTCATGCGCCGTATGGCCTTCCTGCCACAGGAACTCTGTAGTCCGGATGAACGGCAGCGTGCGTTTTTCCCAGCGTACCACATTCGCCCACTGGTTGATCAGCACCGGCAGGTCACGATAGGACTGGATCCATTTGGAGTACATGTGCCCGAACATGGTTTCCGAGGTCGGACGGACAGCCAGACGTTCCTCCAGCACATCTCCGCCGGCCTCAGTTACCCACGGCAGCTCCGGATTGAAGCCTTCGATATGATCCTTTTCCTTCTGGAAAAAGCTCTCCGGAATGAACACAGGGAAGTAGGCGTTACGGTGTCCGGTCGCTTTGAGGCGGCGGTTCATTTCCTCCTGGATATGCTCCCAGATTTCGTAGCCCTCCGGTTTGAATACGATACAGCCGCGGACCGGCGAATAATCCATCAGATCCGCTTTTTTGATTACATCAATATACCAGCGCGAGAAATCCTCGCTTTGCGGCGTTATTTCCGTAACGAACTGCTTATCTTTAGCCATGTCATGAAATCCTCCTAAATTATCCGGCAACATGCAGCCCGGCTCCTTAGCCGTCCGGCCGTCATTTGCGGTTCCGCCATAAATCAGCCTGTAATCAGGCGCAATATATCATTATAGGTTACAACGATTACAACCAGGAACAGCAGGGCGAAGCCGACAAAATGGACCATCCCCTCACGGTTCGGATCCACCGGCTTGCCGCGCAGCGCTTCGACACCCAGGAAGACCAGACGGCTTCCGTCCAGCGCCGGAACGGGCAGCAGATTAAAGATCCCGAGGTACAGGCTGAGAATGGCCGCCCAGTAAGTGAGATATTCTATGCCCTGCTGGGCAATTCTTCCCGTCATCTGGGCCGTGCCTACAGGACCGGAAACATCATCCAGGCTGAAGTTGTTGATCAGCTGCTTAAATCCGGTAAAGATCAGTTCAGTTGTAGTAACCATGGCTGTGCCTGATTTGGTAATCGTCTCGCCAAAGCCGGCTTTGCGTGTCTCTACATCCCGTGTGACCCCTACTTTGCCCCCTTCTTGCCCTTCCATTGTCCGGGGAATCATCGTGACTTCATAGGTTTCACTCCCGCGCTGCAGCACCCAGTCCATCTCTTTGCCCTGGGAAGCCGAGGTCAGGTTAATCATTTTCATATAATCTCCGCCGATTTGCTCACCGTTAACAGAGACTACGATATCCCCCACCTGTAAACCGGCCTCTTCTGCCGGCATGCCTGCAGATATTTCACCGATTCTGACCACGGTAGGATTCTCGATTGGAATGCCTGCAAGCTGCAGATGCAGCGCAAACAGCACAAACGCCAGAATGAAGTTCATTACCGGTCCGGCTACGATAGCCAAGGCACGCTGTCCGACGGTTTTGCTGCCGAACTGACGGTCTTTAGGGGCAATTTGGGTCTGCTGTCCGCCTTTGATCATCATCGCCTGCGGATGCACGTCATAGGTAGTAACCTCGCCGTCTACATCGAGACGGATTTTGAGCTCATCCTCAAGATCGGTAAACTGCGCTTCTCCGCGGATTACATTTCTGCGGGTGTCCAGCGAATCAAGATAGATATTCTTGACCTTGTTGTCCTGCCCGAGCCTGACCGCAATCATCTGCCCCTGGCCGATTTCAACAATTTCAGGATCCTCCCCTGCCATCCGCGCATAGCCGCCAAAAGGCAGCAGCCGGAGCGTGAACTGGGTTTCACCGCGTCTATAAGAAAACAGTTTCGGGCCGAAACCGATAGCAAATTCACGTACAAGAATACCGGCGCGTCTGGCGAAGTAATAATGTCCCCATTCATGGACAGTCACCAGAACAAAAAACATAAGCACCGTTAAAAAAACGACCCTTACCATTTCCATCCGTAACATTCCCCCTTTAGGTGTAAGACCGAAGTATGTCCTCTTAATTTATCATTATTCCAAGGTCCGGCACAAGAGAATCAACAGTCTCAGCCTATTTTTACAGGGCAACGTAGAATCCCCCGCTCCGCTTAAGCTTTTACGCCTTACCGGCGTTTAGAGCTTAGCTGCAATTCCCCGGGTTACTGTATCGCAATGCTCAATCTGCTGCAGATCCGGCCTGTCCACATTCACATGCCGCTGCAGTACCTCGTCAATGATCTCTTCAATGTGTAAAAAGGAAATTTCACGGCGCAGGAAGCGGGCCACCGCCACCTCATTCGCCGCATTATACGCGGTGGTTGCCGTCCCGCCGGCCTTGCCGCATTCCATTGCCAGCTTAAGCAGCGGATACCGGACATAATCCATTTCACGGAAGGTCAGGCGGCCGATTTCGGCGAGTGACAGCCGGGAAGCCGGTGAAGGCCAGCGGTCCGGATAAGTAAGGGCATACTGAATCGGTACACGCATATCCGGGCTGCCCAGCTGGGCGATAATGCTGCTGTCACAAAATTCCACATAGGAATGTATAATACTCTCCGGATGCAGTAATACATTAATCTGCTCATACGGAAGACCGAACAGCCAGTGGGCTTCAATAACCTCAAGGCCCTTGTTGACCATGGTAGCCGAGTCAATCGTAATCTTGGCTCCCATAGTCCAGTTGGGGTGACGCAGTGCATCTTCAACAGTAACATTGTCCAGCTGGTCACGGCTGTAATCCCGGAAAGAGCCCCCGGAAGCCGTAACTGTTATGGCAGCAATATCTGCGCGGTTCTCACCGTTCAGGCACTGAAAAATAGCGGAATGCTCGCTGTCAACCGGCAGGAGCTTCACTCCCTTACGGCCGGCCAGCTCTGTTACCAGATGGCCTGCAGTCACGAGCGTTTCTTTGTTGGCCAGCCCGATGTGGCGTCCGGCTTCAATTGCAGCAAGCGTGGACTCCAGGCCGATGCTGCCCACCAGCGCAGTTACAACCGTCTGGGCATCCCCTCCGGCTGCAATTTCCACCAGACCTTCATTACCGTAGTAAAGCTCGACATCCTTAGGCAGGCTGGACCGGATGGCATCCGCATGCTGCTTCGTAGAGACCGATACACGGCGCGGGTTAAAACGGCGGACCTGCTCCAGCAGCAGGTCCGTGTTGCCGCCCGCAGCCAGGCCGTCCACTATAAACTGCTCCGGATGCATGGCAACCACATCCAGTGTCTGTGTGCCTATGGAGCCGGTGGAGCCGAGAATGCTTATTCTTTTCACAGTTGTATCTTCTCCCTGTCGTTTAATAGTAAGGCATCAGCATTACGATATGTACGAAAGGAAATACGATAATCCAGCTGTCGCAGCGGTCAAGAATGCCACCATGACCAGGCAGCAGCGAGCCTGAATCCTTAATACCGTACACCCGTTTATAGGCAGACTGCACCAGATCACCAAGCTGGCCGAAAACAGCGGCAGACAAGCCGATCAGCAGTGCCTGTCCAATTGTCAGCAGATTAGGAGCGAACACAGCAAATATTACCGAGATGATCACGGAAATCGCCACACCGCCGAGCGCACCCTCAATGGTTTTGTTGGGGCTGATTGCCGGCCACAGCTTGTTTTTCCCGAAGCTTCTGCCGACAAAGTAAGCACCTGCGTCACTGCCCCAGATACAGCACAGCAGCAGCAGCGTCCAGAACAGCCCGTGACCGTCACCTGCAGCCCGGGCGGTACCCATATAGGAAAAACCCGTTCCTATGTATACAATTCCGGTAAATAATAGCGCTGTAAGCTTAATATCAAGTTTGTTTTTACTGAATACTGTTACCAGCAGGAAAACCAGCAATAATAGCCATACTCCCTGTTCCCATGACAGCCAGGCGGCAGCATCCAGCAATCCCCAGGGGATCATGAAGCCGATAATTGAAGCGTAACCAAGCAGGGCTGTGCCGCTAAAAGGAGCGAGCCCCGTCATTTTGACAAATTCATATAACCCTACAAGCGCCATGGCAGTCAGCAGGAGGTGATAGGACCAGCCCCCGATCGCACAAAGGCCCAAGAACAGCGCCCCGGCAACAATTCCGGTAATGAGTCGTTGCTTCAAAGCTTCTCATCTCCCATCAGGCTACTTCAATCCGCCATAACGGCGTGTACGGCGCTGATATTCGGCAACAGCCTGCATTAAATGCGTCTTGTCAAACTCAGGCCAGTATGCATCCGTGAACCAGAACTCACTGTACGCGACCTGCCAGAGCATAAAATTACTCAGCCGCATTTCTCCGCTGGTGCGGATCAGCAGATCCGGATCCGGCAAGCCGCCGGATAACAGCCTGCTGTCAATCAGCTCGGAGGTGATCTCCTCCGGCAACAGCTTGCCGGCCTTAATCTCATTACCAAGCTCACGCATACAGTCCTCAAGCTCTTTACGCCCGCCGTAATTCAGCGCGAAATTCAAGACAAGTCCGGTATTGTGCTTCGTCCGCTCAATAGCCTCTTCCATCGCTTTGCGGGTATGGGAAGGCAAGGCTTCACTGTCACCCATTACACGTACCTGCACATTTTTTTCAATCAGCTCATCCAGTTCAAGTGCAAGGAATTCCACGGGCAGCTTCATCAGGAAATCGACCTCATCCTTGGGCCGCTTCCAGTTCTCCGTTGAAAAAGCATACATCGTCAGGAATTCTACTCCCAGATCATCAGCAGCGATGGTAGCCCGCTTTACAGCCTTCATTCCGTTTTGATGACCGACAATGCGCGGAAGGCCGCGCCGTTTCGCCCAGCGTCCGTTCCCGTCCATAATAATTGCTATGTGCCGGGGAATATTGTCCGGGGAGATCTCAGCAGGCTGTTCCTCCTGCCTGTCATTACGGCTAAGCCATGCTTGAATCCGTTTGATCATTTCCGTTTCCTCCAAGCTCTTATCAGAAAGAGACAAACCCCACCATATGCGGAGGGGCCTTGAGGTCTCTTGATTATCATTATACTTCCATAATCTCTTTTTCTTTGGACAAGAGCACCTTATCGACTTCAGCTATGAACTTATCCGTTGATTTCTGAATATCTTCCTGATGCCCGCGTGATTCATCTTCCGAAATGCCGTTCTTCTCCATCTTTTTGATGTCATCGTTGGCATCACGGCGGATGTTGCGGATCGCTACCTTCGCTTCTTCGCCAAACTTCTTGGTGAATTTCACCAGCTCGGTACGGCGTTCTTCGGTAAGCGGCGGAATGCTCAGACGGATAATGGTACCGTCATTAGCCGGCGTAAGACCCAGGTCGGATTTCATAATCGCCCGTTCAATATCAGCTACCGAGGATCTGTCCCACGGCTGGATCAGCAGGGTACGTGAATCCGGTGTGCTGATGTTGGCCAGCTGGTTAACCGGGGTAGGCGCACCGTAATATTCAACCTGGATGCGGTCCAGAAGCGCTGTAGATGCGCGTCCTGCACGCAGGGTTGCCAGATCACGCTTCAGGGAAGCAATCGCTTTTTCCATACGTTCTTCGGCATTTTTCTTAACCGTCTGTGGCATTAATCTACACTCCCTTTAACAATCGTTCCGATCTTCTCACCGAGAACGACACGTTTGATATTGCCTTGCTCTGTAATAGCAAACACAATGAGCGGTATATTATTATCCATGCACAGAGAGGAGGCGGTGGAATCCATTACCCCAAGATTTTTGTTCAGCACATC
Proteins encoded:
- a CDS encoding isoprenyl transferase, which translates into the protein MIKRIQAWLSRNDRQEEQPAEISPDNIPRHIAIIMDGNGRWAKRRGLPRIVGHQNGMKAVKRATIAADDLGVEFLTMYAFSTENWKRPKDEVDFLMKLPVEFLALELDELIEKNVQVRVMGDSEALPSHTRKAMEEAIERTKHNTGLVLNFALNYGGRKELEDCMRELGNEIKAGKLLPEEITSELIDSRLLSGGLPDPDLLIRTSGEMRLSNFMLWQVAYSEFWFTDAYWPEFDKTHLMQAVAEYQRRTRRYGGLK
- the frr gene encoding ribosome recycling factor gives rise to the protein MPQTVKKNAEERMEKAIASLKRDLATLRAGRASTALLDRIQVEYYGAPTPVNQLANISTPDSRTLLIQPWDRSSVADIERAIMKSDLGLTPANDGTIIRLSIPPLTEERRTELVKFTKKFGEEAKVAIRNIRRDANDDIKKMEKNGISEDESRGHQEDIQKSTDKFIAEVDKVLLSKEKEIMEV
- the proS gene encoding proline--tRNA ligase yields the protein MAKDKQFVTEITPQSEDFSRWYIDVIKKADLMDYSPVRGCIVFKPEGYEIWEHIQEEMNRRLKATGHRNAYFPVFIPESFFQKEKDHIEGFNPELPWVTEAGGDVLEERLAVRPTSETMFGHMYSKWIQSYRDLPVLINQWANVVRWEKRTLPFIRTTEFLWQEGHTAHENETEAREETMRMLENYRDFVETFLAIPVVTGQKTPSERFAGAVDTYSIEAMMKDGRAVQAATSHYLGTKFAEAFEIQYLSRENVLEHVHTTSWGSTTRLIGSLIMVHGDDRGLALPPKVAPTQVIMIPIGPPKTREAVIGRTDELFKQLKDAGVRVRVDDRADLTPGWKFNEYEMRGVPVRLELGPRDMENGVCVLVSRVTGEKKVIQQDNLVAEVQAMLEQVHNEMFERALKFREDHFYSADTLEEMKASMEEKRGFALAGWCGTEECEDKVKEVTGAGSRNIPFNPAEQKTTCICCGKPAKHTVVFAKAY
- the rseP gene encoding RIP metalloprotease RseP codes for the protein MEMVRVVFLTVLMFFVLVTVHEWGHYYFARRAGILVREFAIGFGPKLFSYRRGETQFTLRLLPFGGYARMAGEDPEIVEIGQGQMIAVRLGQDNKVKNIYLDSLDTRRNVIRGEAQFTDLEDELKIRLDVDGEVTTYDVHPQAMMIKGGQQTQIAPKDRQFGSKTVGQRALAIVAGPVMNFILAFVLFALHLQLAGIPIENPTVVRIGEISAGMPAEEAGLQVGDIVVSVNGEQIGGDYMKMINLTSASQGKEMDWVLQRGSETYEVTMIPRTMEGQEGGKVGVTRDVETRKAGFGETITKSGTAMVTTTELIFTGFKQLINNFSLDDVSGPVGTAQMTGRIAQQGIEYLTYWAAILSLYLGIFNLLPVPALDGSRLVFLGVEALRGKPVDPNREGMVHFVGFALLFLVVIVVTYNDILRLITG
- a CDS encoding phosphatidate cytidylyltransferase, which encodes MKQRLITGIVAGALFLGLCAIGGWSYHLLLTAMALVGLYEFVKMTGLAPFSGTALLGYASIIGFMIPWGLLDAAAWLSWEQGVWLLLLVFLLVTVFSKNKLDIKLTALLFTGIVYIGTGFSYMGTARAAGDGHGLFWTLLLLCCIWGSDAGAYFVGRSFGKNKLWPAISPNKTIEGALGGVAISVIISVIFAVFAPNLLTIGQALLIGLSAAVFGQLGDLVQSAYKRVYGIKDSGSLLPGHGGILDRCDSWIIVFPFVHIVMLMPYY
- a CDS encoding PolC-type DNA polymerase III; the protein is MEQNAERRKRFELLMKQGEIPPALIDPYFLDGQIERVEISRGNKDWHIVISKDSLVPAQMYRTFCLRMREKLQHIAKVSFLFLYDEEKVDRQGVVQEYWGLFLEWAQREIPSVNGWLTRSAQELQDSTLVLSLNDKMSLELARKKGIEGAIIKFYDKYFGLELKVKLQIAENESSKADAYEEFQQKLQQEQREIVEMMMMNSSEPEEPEEEADPGEVIKLQVGYEIKEQATPILQIQDEEKKITIQGTIFGLESKELRNGNTLFTYFITDFTDSLQIKMFAKTKEDLKIMSQLANGKWVRARGKVEYDRFMQIPELVMIPSDLSEVNAPPARKDNAKQKRVEFHLHTTMSTMDAVTPIGEYIKTAAKWGHPAIAVSDHGNVQSFPEANHAVHKHKIKMLYGVEANVVNDAVNIVENAQPMDLKTATYVVFDIETTGLSITRNNITELAAIKMCEGKEIGRYTTFVNPHEKIPYHIQQLTNITDEMVKDAPDLEPVLKEFVEFIGDAVLVAHNARFDMGFIQASLRKLGQPELPNPSLDTLELARLLYPSMKNHRLNTLADKYKVLLESHHRAVDDTIALGGILTGLLNDAEKLKNLTRLERLNDYVGNDLSNVRPFHCGIYALNPTGKKNLYKLISMSHTEYFKRVPCIPKSKLEQYRDGLIVISGCERGEFFETVLNKTVEEAMEVAQFYDVLEIQPLTMYMHLVDKGFVATAEDLRDVVRKICEIGEQMNKPVIATGNVHYLEPRQKLFRDITIHGITGFSPLKDQVKPDAHFRTTDEMLTEFEFLGTEKAMEVVVTNTVELAGRFEEYDLFPSELFTPNIEGADDEIRSTCYNTAKSIYGEELPEVVVARLEKELAPIIKFGFSANYLISERLVKKSNQDGYLVGSRGSVGSSVVATFLGISEVNPLPAHYICLNPECKHNEWFLDGSIPSGFDLPDKTCPDCGGRLKGEGQDIPFETFLGFKGDKVPDIDLNFSGEYQPNAHNFTKTMFGPDNVFRAGTIGTVAEKTAFGFTKKYEEHHQKRWRGAEVNRLAAGCTGVKRSTGQHPGGIVVLPDYMEIEDITPVQFPADDVTAEWKTTHFDYHAFDANLLKLDILGHDDPTMMRMLQDLTGVDPTTIPMNDPKVMSMFNSTEALGVRPEQIRTPVATYGVPEMGTKFVRQMLIESKPSSFADLLQISGLSHGTGVWLGNAQELIKNNTCNIKTVIGCRDDIMLYLIYKAGMDASLAFKITESVRKGKGLPPEWIDEMKKCKVPQWYIDSCLKIQYMFPKAHAAAYVISAVRTAYFKLYHPIEYYATYFSVRAADFDIELCCKGYEAINRQISEIEAKGFQALPKEKAMLPVLEMALEMTARGFTFMNIDLYRSDANRFTVDGKSLIPPFSALAGIGENAAINIAAAKDAGEFLSIEDFQQKSKASKTVIELLTGMGCFRGLPESNQLSLF
- a CDS encoding 1-deoxy-D-xylulose-5-phosphate reductoisomerase, which produces MKRISILGSTGSIGTQTLDVVAMHPEQFIVDGLAAGGNTDLLLEQVRRFNPRRVSVSTKQHADAIRSSLPKDVELYYGNEGLVEIAAGGDAQTVVTALVGSIGLESTLAAIEAGRHIGLANKETLVTAGHLVTELAGRKGVKLLPVDSEHSAIFQCLNGENRADIAAITVTASGGSFRDYSRDQLDNVTVEDALRHPNWTMGAKITIDSATMVNKGLEVIEAHWLFGLPYEQINVLLHPESIIHSYVEFCDSSIIAQLGSPDMRVPIQYALTYPDRWPSPASRLSLAEIGRLTFREMDYVRYPLLKLAMECGKAGGTATTAYNAANEVAVARFLRREISFLHIEEIIDEVLQRHVNVDRPDLQQIEHCDTVTRGIAAKL